A genomic segment from Spinacia oleracea cultivar Varoflay chromosome 3, BTI_SOV_V1, whole genome shotgun sequence encodes:
- the LOC110791728 gene encoding phosphoglucomutase, cytoplasmic, with amino-acid sequence MATFKVSRIQTKPYDGQKPGTSGLRKKVKVFAQPHYLENFVQCTFNALTADRIKGKTLVVSGDGRYYSEEAIQIIIKMSAANGVKCVWVGQNTLLATPAVSAVIRERVGKDGSKASGAFILTASHNPGGPNEDFGIKYNMENGGPAPEGVTDKIYENTTTINEYLTAEDLPDVDISKVGTTSFSGPDGKFEVEVFDSTDTYVKLMKSIFDFEAIKKLLSCPKFTFCYDALHGVAGVYAKRIFVEELGANESSLLNCTPKKDFGGGHPDPNLTYAKELVQRMGLGKSNTEGEPPEFGAAADGDADRNMVLGKRFFVTPSDSVAIIAANAVEAIPYFSGGLKGVARSMPTSAALDVVAKALNLKFFEVPTGWKFFGNLMDAGLCSVCGEESFGTGSDHVREKDGIWAVLAWLSILGQKNKDKLNGENLVTVEDIVRQHWVTYGRHYYTRYDYENVDAGGAKELMANLVNLQSDLSEVNKIVKGVNSAVANVKSADEFQYTDPVDGSVSKHQGIRYLFEDGSRLVFRLSGTGSEGATVRVYIEQYENDSSKISRDSQEALKPLVDVALKLSKMQEFTGRSEPTVIT; translated from the exons GTAAAACACTTGTTGTTTCAGGCGACGGGCGTTATTACTCCGAAGAAGCTATCCAG ATTATTATTAAGATGTCAGCTGCAAATGGAGTTAAATGTGTTTGGGTTGGTCAAAATACACTGCTTGCAACACCTGCCGTCTCAGCCGTGATACGTGAAAGAGTTGGGAAAGAT GGATCTAAGGCTTCCGGGGCATTTATATTGACTGCCAGTCATAATCCTGGAGGCCCTAATGAG GACTTTGGAATAAAGTATAACATGGAAAACGGAGGACCAGCTCCAGAGGGAGTTACTGATAAGATTTATGAGAATACAACTACCATAAATGAGTACCTGACTGCTGAAGATCTGCCTGAT GTTGATATCTCTAAAGTAGGCACAACTAGCTTCTCAGGTCCTGATGGAAAATTCGAGGTTGAAGTCTTTGATTCAACTGATACCTATGTGAAGTTGATGAA GTCAATTTTTGATTTCGAGGCTATTAAAAAGCTGCTCTCATGTCCAAAATTCACATTCTG TTATGATGCCCTTCATGGAGTTGCTGGTGTTTATGCTAAGCGTATATTTGTAGAAGAGCTTGGCGCCAATGAGAGTTCGCTGTTGAACTGTACACCAAAG AAAGATTTTGGTGGAGGGCATCCTGATCCCAATTTGACTTACGCGAAGGAATTAGTCCAACGCATGGGATTGGGCAAATCAAACACGGAAGGTGAACCGCCTGAATTTGGTGCTGCTGCCGATGGTGATGCTGACCGTAATATGGTACTGGGTAAAAG GTTTTTTGTGACCCCCTCGGATTCAGTTGCTATTATTGCTGCTAATGCTGTAGAAGCAATTCCATACTTCTCTGGTGGTCTGAAGGGAGTTGCTAG GAGCATGCCTACTTCTGCTGCTCTGGATGTTGTTGCGAAAGCCCTTAATTTGAAGTTCTTTGAG GTGCCCACTGGATGGAAATTTTTTGGTAACCTGATGGATGCTGGACTTTGTTCAGTATGTGGTGAAGAGAGTTTTGGAACTG GCTCTGATCATGTACGCGAGAAGGATGGAATCTGGGCTGTTTTGGCATGGCTATCTATTCTTGGACAGAAGAACAAGGATAAACTCAATGGAGAAAACCTTGTGACCGTTGAAGACATTGTTCGTCAGCATTGGGTTACGTATGGCCGGCACTATTACACAAGATATGACTATGAG AATGTTGATGCAGGTGGTGCAAAAGAACTTATGGCAAATTTGGTCAATCTGCAATCTGATCTCTCTGAAGTTAACAA GATCGTGAAGGGAGTAAATTCTGCTGTGGCCAATGTGAAGAGTGCTGATGAGTTTCAATACACTGATCCTGTTGATGGCTCAGTTTCAAAGCACCAGGGTATTCGCTACCTGTTTGAAGATGGCTCACGATTG GTGTTCCGCCTTTCTGGAACTGGTTCGGAAGGAGCTACAGTTCGTGTGTACATTGAGCAATATGAAAACGACTCCTCAAAAATTAGCAGAGACTCTCAGGAAGCACTTAAACCTCTT GTGGATGTTGCCCTAAAGCTTTCTAAGATGCAAGAGTTTACTGGGAGGTCCGAGCCAACTGTTATTACATAA